A section of the Gemmatimonadales bacterium genome encodes:
- a CDS encoding aminotransferase class I/II-fold pyridoxal phosphate-dependent enzyme, translating into MSLPRGFASDNTAPVHPAVFDWLARVNHDPAPAYGDDKYSEQVRAWFVDQFGPTAASFLVWNGTGANVVALRAITRPWHAVLCSEQAHVNVDECGAPELLTGCKMIGLPSADAKITPDQIRRAVHRLGDEHASQPHVVALAQPTEYGTVYTRDEVLAIAAAAHQLGLRVFMDGARIASAAASLGLPLRAFTVDAGIDALAFGATKNGAMGAEAVVMFNHQHPDELKFLRKQSAQLSSKGRYLAAQFLALAEGDLWLANATNANAMAQRLAAAVREIPGIRITQRVEASAVFAVLPRAVTLELQRDFNFYMWNDALDEVRWMTNWATSADDVDEFAAAIRRAMNV; encoded by the coding sequence ATGAGCCTCCCGCGCGGGTTCGCGAGCGACAATACCGCGCCGGTGCATCCGGCCGTGTTCGACTGGCTGGCGCGCGTCAATCACGACCCCGCGCCCGCCTATGGTGATGATAAATACAGTGAGCAGGTGCGCGCCTGGTTCGTGGATCAGTTCGGACCGACGGCGGCGTCCTTCCTGGTCTGGAATGGCACCGGTGCCAACGTCGTGGCACTTCGCGCCATCACGCGGCCATGGCACGCCGTTCTCTGCTCCGAGCAGGCGCACGTGAACGTCGACGAGTGCGGCGCGCCCGAACTGCTTACCGGATGCAAGATGATCGGCCTGCCATCCGCCGATGCCAAGATCACGCCGGATCAGATCCGCCGCGCCGTTCACCGCCTCGGCGACGAACACGCCTCGCAGCCCCATGTCGTGGCACTGGCGCAGCCGACCGAGTACGGCACGGTGTACACCCGCGATGAGGTGCTCGCGATTGCCGCCGCGGCGCACCAGCTCGGGCTGCGCGTCTTCATGGATGGCGCGCGGATCGCCAGTGCAGCAGCGTCGCTGGGATTGCCGCTGCGCGCATTCACCGTCGACGCGGGGATCGATGCGCTGGCGTTCGGCGCGACCAAGAACGGTGCGATGGGGGCGGAAGCGGTCGTCATGTTCAATCATCAGCATCCCGACGAACTCAAATTCCTCCGCAAGCAGTCGGCGCAGCTGTCGTCGAAGGGCCGCTACCTCGCGGCACAGTTCCTGGCGCTCGCCGAGGGCGATCTCTGGCTCGCGAACGCAACCAACGCCAATGCCATGGCGCAGCGGCTTGCGGCGGCGGTCCGGGAGATTCCGGGAATCCGCATCACGCAGCGCGTCGAGGCGAGCGCGGTCTTCGCGGTGCTGCCTCGCGCCGTGACGCTGGAGCTCCAGCGCGATTTCAATTTCTACATGTGGAACGATGCACTCGACGAAGTCCGCTGGATGACCAACTGGGCGACCTCGGCGGACGACGTCGACGAATTTGCTGCAGCGATCAGGCGGGCGATGAACGTGTAG